A single genomic interval of Novosphingobium ginsenosidimutans harbors:
- the infA gene encoding translation initiation factor IF-1, giving the protein MAKEELLEMRGTVVELLPNAMFRVRLENDHEILGHTAGKMRKNRIRVLVGDEVLVELTPYDLTKGRITYRFMPGRGGPGQFG; this is encoded by the coding sequence ATGGCGAAAGAAGAACTCCTCGAAATGCGCGGGACGGTGGTCGAACTGCTGCCGAACGCGATGTTCCGCGTCCGCCTGGAGAACGATCACGAGATCCTGGGTCATACTGCAGGCAAGATGCGCAAAAACCGCATCCGTGTGCTGGTAGGCGACGAAGTCCTGGTTGAGCTGACCCCTTACGATCTGACCAAGGGTCGCATCACCTATCGCTTCATGCCTGGCCGCGGCGGCCCCGGCCAGTTCGGCTAA